The Aedes albopictus strain Foshan chromosome 1, AalbF5, whole genome shotgun sequence genomic interval AGGCTAATTTTTGTCTatgtcagatcactttgcggtcttctacaaagtttttaaTAAGTATATTTTCTGTTATATTCATAGCACACGGAGACACGTTGCTAAACGGGACCGAGCATGTCTGTAGTCAAACTAGAACTACTAACTTTATTTCTGTATTGAGGAGACACTGGGACTGAACGTATTCGAAGATACTTTCAATTTCATGAGAACCCAAACAGTTGGGTTCGGGAATTTTAACAAAGTATCCTAGTTGTAAAACTTTCAAGGCTATATTGTATTTTATCATCATTCTTCATTGCACGACgaaaatttttgacagatctCAGGTTACATTGACAGATAACGCATGAGCGAAAAAAGGGATTAAAACCAAGGCCGTCTTTGTCACATTCATGCAGAACTCTCAttgtgacctgagaattgtcaaatcgTGTAATGAAGAATGGTTATACGATTCCTGTAAAATGTGATCTCCTCAtgataaaaatgtaaataaaagtaAAATTTCCTTTTCCCAATCCCTTtcaaatttcaaacgcaatgtAAAGCGCGGGCACATCCAAATTTAGCACAGTTATTTTTGATGAAAAACAACATAAAAACATTAGGGGTATTcacgaaacagattaaattgctgcgtaagccatgattttccgcttatttgaaatgtttcacgattttgccaatgaaataatcaaagattgccttggtgatcgcgacgcttaatcagtttaatcagtttacgctgtttagtgaatccccctattgttctTACTGGATATTTAAACCTCAGGAGTCTCAGGTGTTGTGAGTTGATTAGCTCGCATAAATTTTGTCCAGGTTTTGTGCTCTTTTTTGGGAACTTTAACTATTCTGATTCATTATGTTTGTTATCAAAAAGCAGCGATTttataagtaaaaagaaaatcgcgttaagtactgttccttccaattccactaagaatttgcatcctttgacagatacgtatttcgaccgacCTCAActgtacactgaaaaacaagaaaacccaaaaatgagtattttaaaactcacttttgagttcttttttgcatgcCCTTTCATTCGCTccctttattgttgtcagagagtgaataacaaaacaacccaactttgagagttcaatgcgggaagccaaaattgagtaagtaacatacaggggatggccaaaatgtttgggataggcaactttttttctcccacaaaaaaattcaacatgctgtaacttttcatagagtgcatcaaaaaatctcaaattttgactgtttgtcaacctattatgtgtgcatcattggtacaaatttgagctcgattgattaatttttcgcgaagttagaaccgttcgcgtaaaacactattttttagacaactattttttgaactgtcatatctcggaaaccagtgaaccgaattgaatgaattttttaacgtttatcaacaatatattgatacttaatacgacattataaaatgtaatattttctcacggcaaattaagttataccgggttgaaatttttacccatatagaggaaaataagtaaaatttacaataccacacaaacattattaaatgtgttcttccttcaatctaaacaagctctaatatatctgattggagataatttgagaacagaagtggaaaatctttggatatcaatacttaaatttattgacattgttgtaaaaatattacattttttcgagaaaagtccaaaaagtgtcaatccatgataacttttttcaacgtttaaaaagtacctaagtTTTAATAGCTTtttaagcatttacatattgttagtgcacgttcaaaattttattcaattcagttcactggcttccgagatatggcagctcaaaaatgagttgtctaaaaacaggtgttttacccgaacggttctaactttgcaaaatattaatcaatcgagcccaaatttgtaccaatgatgcacatataataggttgacaaacagtcaaaatttgagattttttgatgcgctctatgaaaagttatagcatgttgaactttattgtgagagaaaaaaaagttgcctatcccaaacattttggccatcccctgtagtaccgaaagttgagtaattttaaccgacggttgagtaaaaagaactttgactctagGTACTTTGGTCGTATACGCCTAAAAGAAAAACTACTTATCTCAACATCGACTCCATcatctcaaaattggcttcccgcacgcaacctcaaagttgggtggaatgaactacttacttacttttgtttctccgtgtaaggtcgtcttcagtgtcttgtacttgactcgactcgaatcATCATCagcgattttattttattttgttcattttCGTAATTCCAGCCACCGGTTCCGGTCTTTacagtttattaggttatcgaaaaaatgCAATTTGATGTGTGATATGCGGCATGGGGACAATATGTCGAAAGCCATAACGTCAAATGTCAGAACGACGAAAAATACGTCGAAAatgagtaatctaagcaaatagtgtgttctttattcttttgaaggaaacccattctttcacttttcaatgttttgtcatcaaccgtcttagcacagacaaacagacgtaactctttgaggaaattcatcgaaaacttttgcccggtgtcattttcatgagcacactgccaccgcgcgagacactgtcggccataatGGAGTTCGATTTGGAGTtcgtctaacacgcacactactattaCACAAATCgcttgtaattttcgtttgcatcattcagcatcgTACAcattggcaaacgtcaaagcgatcgaacactagagCCTCTGATGGAAGGATCGcgtaaatcaaatgaaatttgaattgatcgttaaatgcatatgTCAAGCCGTTTtgaaaagtgttacgtctgtttgtctgtgctatttctttgaaaatgtactatgatttggtctattttttagaaaacttgtTTCTCTCGAAACGATTGGTCTACAGGTACATTACTACTCTTTTCTTGCATTATACTGTATTTCAACTGCTTGTAACAAACACTCTTATTGCGGTTTGAGCTATAATTTTCCTGCTCTTCaccaaaatattcaataaaactAATCACCGTCAAATTTATATGAATCCTGGCGGTAGATCTTACTCCgcaacctaggggcaagacactgtgaaatccggagcaactctgagcaatcctgagtaactctttttgttcgaatccattcagaaacgtctccacGAAGCGAGAAatcaggcaagactgctcgatttttcaccgGTATCAGGCAATActtcgggaaaaccagagtgatcctgagctatccagaggaattctgagcaacatttCGAtgacagagttactctcgttgtatctgtcttgcccctagtccgcaacgcaccattccaaggtgatttaCCCACGGTACGGGAAATTTGACTTCAAATATAAGTTGTCTTTGaacaagtttcttcatattttttgaacgttttttttataaaagtgcGAAATTAAGGTGgtccaaatggttctcaagatcacAATGTCAACTTTTTATTGTTTCCATATTGAGCACTTAATTTAAAGCAACTTTGACAAACAAACCATGATATCTCTTATAGTTTCAGAGAtattatttttgaaagaaataaaTTAGGGTGACACCTGAATAAATGGGATTATTTGATTACTTTGTATACATTGATTTCTCGCAAAAACATAACTCCAAACAGTTTTAATATGTAACCTTTTTTTAATACAGCAAAGTTCTATATCCTCAATTAAAAAGGTTGTTCATggttttcttctaaaaatggttTATTTTTGACACTAAATATCTCAGAGTGGCGCAAGCCGATTTTAAATATTTAAGTCTTGTTCAAAAGATCTTATTATCAGCTcttcatggtgaaaaaacaaaataagagATACTCGCTGGTTAGTGGGCTGGCATCAGGCACTTCTTCTGTTCAGTTCCGAACGTTTAACCccattatttttgttgttttttgaccattttgttttgttttgttcgatCCACTATGTATGTAAATGCCCAAATAGGCATCTTTCCCTTCATTCCCTTTTCCATTTGACCGATTCATTGTAATTTGTCATGTAAAATAATGTGTTCACCAATACCTTTCCCCAATTAGTGTTAAGAAAAGTTCTGGAAGCTTCTCCCGTTCTCCAGACCATCAatgttttgttggttttgttTTGCCTTTTCATTCGGATGAAAAGGGGAGGAGCCTATGTTGCACCAATCACTCACGTACACTGCTAAGTTTTCTAGTATATAAGTAACTCATGTAGCTTGAAGCGTATCAGTTTTATTATAATCGTCGAGGAATAAACATCGTCTAGAAAGTGAAGCAATCCGGAGTTTTCGTTGCTGGAGCACCAACAAGGCTCCATGATCAGAGCTTTCCGGTACCGTAATCCGGaataacattgatcagaattctcgatttttcttgaataatttccttGTTAAAGcaaaacccggataaaaactaaccataggatgTTTGGTGAAAAcgattcctgcaccatacagtgcaccagctacaataatgtatattgtaatgaaatggttcactaaaagcttcgcacattgtagctactatacatttacattcgatttttaagTAACAATattttatactgtttttcttacgtttgaatcaTTCACTTTTCTGAAACATTATTTTCCCGtgcattttaaattatttattcagttttagattttttcgtgcaaaggaaaggaaagaaaaaggtgaataagttgaaacatcaatttaaagtcaataaaatgtttaaataattagtaaaccagatgtcttaaaaACTGCAGATAcgagagatatggcgggctaggtatgtacattgcgatgagaggaatacgattgacgaactttatctttgacgtagagccatctttaacatatggactggactgaatactgaaaaaaattctaaggTTCGTCTGTggtttcgctttttaacctaacttatacttgaatcgtacttgacagttttctcatgagttgttatgtatttccccgtgtatttcaaactttagtcaaactggagcctcaatattgcaataacggttaagcacgctgtaatgatacttacccaagtaaccatgacgctgcatatagagcattaatttcgctttatagtgtattatatgacatgcgatgtaaagttgttttgtcatataggtaccattaaagtaggtttaaagtcgaaagtggcgctactattgttgatttaaagcaagctttactgtggtgattgctaaagcatataaaatgcttgtaccatatagctaatgcaatgaaatagtatgggatgtatacttaaggcatcatgtcaacaaaagaaaaaaagtattttttcatttatctgtctatttttatcttttcatacctgttccgatactctcactctgatgttttttattctaattcgggaattgaacctagactactGAAACTGGACTGCGAAGAAACTCGGACTcgctaacgctgtgctacgactaccatgcattttgcacccggaaaaatgtgcaacataaagtagcgtatactcagctcgtgctttattgatttgtgttttcagcagctctaaaaagttgtgctagggtttgaatgccatcagttatcttactctacAAAATTCATTCGAAAAAGGCGATTGCAGAAccaattgattccacaaacgaagataatataaataggggaaattacctattctcggccgttttgttctcttcgtcttagggggttttctaaaacctattgaactcagacttgatctcaaatccttcccaactaagctgtattatatggccaagtttcaggcaatttggctgacaaaaaccccccatgacgaagagaacaaacctgccgataatacccattgtcaccctatataaaGTAGTCTGTGTTGatttagctcttatcgttttcatacgtgctcacttctaccatttattttatgaaatcggggcactatatgttaaataaggaaaccaatacctcaaccccacataatttttgttccctcagcatctgattgtctttatgtcccaaccagaataaaaaaaaaaacatacacaatataaattttcagcaacatctgagcatgataatccaagttctacgcagcaatccatgaaaatttgggtttgtttttcttttcttttaaatGGTTGTGTTAAAAACAAAGGTTGAAccgattttttttcgaactgatgttttttctgtttacaactacgaaagcattagtaaaggcatgtataaagtatgcattattgattgccataaagcttttaacatggtaatgcaatgaagcattaaacaacgcccctatagaactataccgaactgtcaaaatctcataatgcttcaatgctttcataatgtacaTTTAACGCTTTATTAtttgacaggtgtagaataaaagttatctcgcattagctaaactataatacgattgaattaatgttatgatataatgcttgtggttacttgggtatgtacctcgtcacccacttcttGCAACTACAgcttctcctcttcttggcgtaacgtcctcactgggacaaagcctgcttctcagcttagtgttctatgagcacttccacagttattaactgagagcttcctctgccaatgaccattttgcatgtgtatatcgtgtggcaggcacgaagatactctatgcccaaggaagtcaaggaaatttcctttacgaaaagatgctggaccgaccgggaatcgaacccgtcaccctcagcatggtcatgctgaatacccgtgcgtttaccgcctcggctatatgggcccgcttgcaactacattagtggtctaataatacttagcgcgatcggcatagttccatcatgccgctcaaagtgttgccacaaataatgcttagtttgcgaaacccggttatctggctagtggagcatgggagcctaagcttcaactgttaatgcaatcagagactactcagacctcgactcagacttagacgtgggcgatccaatatatgaagggttatccaaaacgctctggagaattcccaaagcgctttctcataatgctagtaagcctaagatgtgctaagatgccattaacaggaggaaaatgacaagataatatatatggtttatgtaatgtaaaccaatacaatataacaaaagagaaccatgccaaaaccatttaattaaatgtataaccagtagtgaaactacaattaaaaacaatatatttacggtacattttattgtttgaaaccatatgtgtaccatacaatgtacggtttattaaaacccacgtatcaataTTTattacaattcatttacaatataatgtatggttttgcaaaaaaaaatatatggagaaaaatattgttttatattgttacgatacttaaccacccgtatagtatattgtaaaaatcttatttacaatttactgtatggtgtctacattacattttattgtttttgtattttttatttttacagtgatgtctattgtaaaaatatgggttTAAattgtactgttacaatacaacgttcggtttttctactgtattttttattcgggaagttacatgttttatatttgtaaaacaagtactggtcctctgagtatgtgttaaggacaaacgtcttaaaatcccgtttAAACAGTACATcataacttcagacgcacaaatctcaagaagcaagctttaaacaacagtgcattttattattttgttcttgctcacttgtaataagcttaaaatgagaagctcaggtgcgctggttttgtttacgaagagatttgtgctttcaaatTTCGTGAGTGGGTGCCAaactcggccattgtggcggccattttgggattctaacaagtctgtccttaagctacTCGAAGAAGTATTGCGAAACTTTAAATCATGATAAAATAAGCTttataatctaatttttgattttttagatttggggtaacattgaacaTGTCAGTAATCAATGTTAGTTTGAGTTGAAAATATCCTTACATACTCAATTTAGGGtctctgatttcaaatatgttgtccaaattcttacatgtgttgtactttttgagttattgtaggattaaaatcctccaagccgtaaataacgcctaaaggtaggaaattgtttaaggaattgatagcctatttTGAATAAATCGTGCATTTTACTGAAAAAGTGTACTTTCATAaaggtttcgtttattaaatccagctctaggatatcatattgaagttttacagtgatttctaacctaatattgtatctagtattcataccaagcatgaatgtttgagaatgtatctcattgcattacgaaacacagttaagaaaaaatcgattaatttcaatgtttatgaaatcaaattttcatgaactccaTGTCGTTTAgtagctaaataacagcagattaTGAAATACCATTCgtgagcagaaactgattcaattaaaaatgtttgtttggACATTTCAAGAGGTCAGTGAAgccgatcaatgataccccgttttacggtaacctGTTGTGGATACCGGACCGACTTGCACACGGGTTCAACTGGACTTTCCTGGCCTGTTGGTGCTAGCCAGTGGCAAAatttcggctgcccttctttggtTCCGTTCTCTGTCCGGATCTATTCACATTGTGCACCACACATTTTCATTTTTCCAAAAACGCTACATTGCTTCCTCAACGTCGGCTAGCGATGCGATGAGCGAATGGTGCAGCTCGTTGGCGATGGAATGTTCATTGAAGACTCCAGCTACCACCCATCCTAGGAAGGTTTCGCGCAGCTCGAGGAAGTCTTCGTCGAGTTTGATGTGGCCAGGTTGTAGCAACGGCAGGAAAAGCTCAGCTCCGAGAAGCATATCGATTTTCTCCGGCTCTGGATCTGCTAGTTGAAAGCCGAAGGGGATGTTCCAGGATGAAACCTCGATTCTGTGACGTTGATCGTTATCAAGCACTGGACCTGCGCATGATATCCTAGACCGGAACCTTACTTCAGCTTTGTCGAGGACGATGGTCTTGACGTCGTTGATACCTCGCATTGGCACGTTGTTCTCTCGCAAAATCAGCTGTGATAAAGTTCACTTGGATGGTTGTTCCTATCCACCGCGTTGACAACAGCTGTTTTTAGCAGGAACACGGTCTTCGAAGAGTTGCGGGGTCTCTCTAGTCGAGGTCGAATCGGATATCTTGTTCTGGTCAATGGGAGGGCGGTTTTCCTGAGCTGGGACGGACATACTTCACTTGGTTTCAGCTATTGTTTCAGTTGTTATGGAGCTGCGTATGATGTCGCTTCTGACATTTCTGGCATGTCTTGGGCGAGGGACAATCTGTAGCGTTGGGCCCCTTGCGAAGACAATCGAAGCAGACGCCGGATGTCTCGAATCTTTTTCTCGATCGGCAGGCAGCTGTGTACCCTGACAGAAATCATACTTGTCTTTCCTCTGCGATTCGGTCGCAGCGGCATGAACCTTCACACCGACTGCCTTCGATAATGCTTGGCCTTTCGAACTCGGTTTCGGCAGTGGCTGAGAGGTGGAGTTTTGGAATGCCATTTCACAATTCTCCAGCATCTGGCACCTTGTCTGAAGAAACGAAGTGGTCTGCTCATACGTTGGCCACTCACATTTCTTCTGCGTAGCCTCCCATATTATCCTCGTTGCTTGATCCATCGAAGACGACAAGATGTGGACCAGGTAGAGGTCGGATACACTCGTCGTGGAGTCGTCGAAGCTCTTCACAGGATCCTGAGGTCATTTTCGAGATGTTGAATAGGCCACAGATTTGCGTCTCGACGACGATCCTCTTGTTCTCGTATCGTTCGGAGAGGATAGTCCATGCTTGCTGGTAGTTCCATTCGCTCATTACCTTGACATCAAGAACTCCAGCCGCTTCACCGACAAGCGTTTTATCAAGGTGATAAAGCTTAATGACATCGGAATCTCCCGAGTCAACCATTAGGTCCTGGAATATGGGCTTAAACTTTGGCCAGCTGGGGCGTACGATCCATCGAAAGTAGGGATCGGTACCTTCAATGGCTATTACTTCAGGATCACCTGTGGTTGTGGAGTTTGAGCCTTGGTGATGTTCGTCTCGTGTGCTAACATGAACTCCTCGATGACTGTCGGAAAGGTTCATCCGGGATATCAGCTTCTTATGAATAGCACCCAATTCGGCGTACGCGTCATTCAccttcttcaggaatgtcttgaGTTGCGGGAGGCTCACTTCATGCTTTGCAGTGACAAGTGTCCTTTGCCCTCGTGTTCGCTTAAGGCTTACCTGATCACGCTGGCGGGACAGCGACGATACTTCCTTTAGCATATCTGCGTCGGCTTTGATTTCCCAGCTGCTTGCGTTGTCTATAATTTGCTGCTTCTGCTTTGCGGCTGCAGCTGCAGCCTTGGTAGCTAATCTGGTCATCAGCGTTTGGCCATGCGACATGCCAAAACTCGCTGCGAATTCGTTTCGGGTTGTTGACACATATCCGGGGCTAACTCCGCCGGATCGGGCTAGACTGTATCACGCGTCGGGAATTTCGGATTGCGTTGACAGAGTAACTTTGTGTAGTATTTTGTAGAAGTTCAACAACCCCACGGCCAAATCCCACCACATCCTAGCCAAACTCCGCAACTCGCAGAAGGTCCTCGTAACATATCAGTAGTGGGTAATGGGTCTTAGGAAGAAAAGAGTCAAGGACTTTCCAGAacgtttcaaaggaatttcagatgtgttccagggtgtctcagggagtttcagaaggtatCAGGGacgttcaaggggtttcagagaggttccAAGGGTGTTTCGGGTGCGCTCTagggggtttaagaggcgttcCGGGGAGTTTTAAGGGGTATTAAGGGGGTTCCGGGTGTGAGCCAAGGTGTTCCAGAGTGTTTCAAGAGGTCAATAAATTTCAAGGCTTTCCATGGG includes:
- the LOC134288102 gene encoding uncharacterized protein LOC134288102, which codes for MSHGQTLMTRLATKAAAAAAKQKQQIIDNASSWEIKADADMLKEVSSLSRQRDQVSLKRTRGQRTLVTAKHEVSLPQLKTFLKKVNDAYAELGAIHKKLISRMNLSDSHRGVHVSTRDEHHQGSNSTTTGDPEVIAIEGTDPYFRWIVRPSWPKFKPIFQDLMVDSGDSDVIKLYHLDKTLVGEAAGVLDVKVMSEWNYQQAWTILSERYENKRIVVETQICGLFNISKMTSGSCEELRRLHDECIRPLPGPHLVVFDGSSNEDNMGGYAEEM